Proteins co-encoded in one Gopherus evgoodei ecotype Sinaloan lineage chromosome 4, rGopEvg1_v1.p, whole genome shotgun sequence genomic window:
- the LOC115650048 gene encoding uncharacterized protein LOC115650048: MLTGSCSYSSGVRGSRKTDFGRGLCKSILKPYRTQRGGLWLTQARVARYQAKLLENPEVTLQACPSLNPATLLPKTEGQEHDCLEVIDAQYSSRQDLKDQPLPNADYEWYTDGSSTVVNGLRRAGYAVVSLHETVKAKSLPPGTLAQVAEIVALTRAPELSKGKRVNIFTDSKYAFGVLHAHAGLWKQRGLLMAQVSLVKHGLQILRLLEAVQLPLKVAVMHYRLIKRRITVLTEEHCEDCGS; this comes from the coding sequence ATGCTTACGGGCAGTTGCAGctacagctctggtgttagaggaagcagaaaaactgaCTTTGGGCGGGGGCTGTGCAAGTCTATACTCAAGCCTTACCGGACACAAAGGGGGGGTCTCTGGCTCACCCAAGCTCGGGTAGCCCGGTATCAGGCTAAGCTCTTAGAGAACCCCGAAGTTACCCTGCAGGCTTGCCCCTCCCTTAACCCGGCCACCCTGCTGCCAAAAACAGAGGGCCAAGAACATGACTGCTTGGAAGTTATAGATGCCCAGTATTCCAGCCGTCAGGATTTAAAGGATCAACCTCTTCCTAACGCAGACTATGAGTGGTACACGGATGGCAGTAGCACTGTTGTAAATGGACTTAGAAGGGCGGGCTATGCTGTTGTGTCTCTCCATGAAACTGTGAAGGCAAAAAGCCTGCCCCCTGGAACCTTAGCCCAAGTAGCCGAAATAGTGGCTTTAACTCGTGCGCCTGAATTGTCAAAAGGGAAAAGAGTTAATATCTTCACGgactctaaatatgcttttggtgtGCTACATGCCCACGCAGGTCTGTGGAAACAAAGGGGATTACTGATGGCTCAGGTCTCTCTGGTCAAGCACGGGTTACAAATTCTTCGGCTTTTGGAAGCCGTACAACTCCCCTTAAAGGTAGCAGTAATGCACTACAGGCTCATCAAAAGAAGGATCACAGTATTAACCGAGGAACACTGCGAAGACTGTGGCTCTTAA